Proteins co-encoded in one Helicoverpa zea isolate HzStark_Cry1AcR chromosome 30, ilHelZeax1.1, whole genome shotgun sequence genomic window:
- the LOC124644543 gene encoding putative nuclease HARBI1 — MDIFDNIDDLAIEEETIINEYINPPERKERIIRPRPDHFRIWDSKEFHRRFRLRKESVQYLLSLIENKIKHQTERNQCISPMLQLLIALRFYATGSFYITVGDFGGIHSSTMCRIIKKVTEAIASLRTIFINLPRSDEDIRSTQLEFYKIARFPRVVSAIDGTHIRIQSPGGNTAEEFRNRKGFFSFNVQAMCSADLMFQDIVARWPGSTHDCMIFANSHVKYHFENGEFGNGIILGDSGYELTNYLLTPFQNPDTPTKTLYNESQIRTRNVIERCFGVWKRRFSVLSIGLRCRLPLAQDVIVACAVLHNLARSKNEEEPPVDPELHIPPQPIFPPAIADFTGDERCHTRNLILINYFHALPTE, encoded by the exons atggATATTTTCGATAATATTGATGACTTGGCTATCGAAGAAGAGactataataaatgaatatataaatccacccgaaagaaaagaaagaataatCCGCCCAAGGCCTGATCACTTTAGGATTTGGGATTCAAAAGAATTTCATCGCAGATTCAGACTTCGGAAAGAGTCGGTGCAATATTTACTTTccctaattgaaaataaaatcaagcaCCAAACAGAAAG aaatcaGTGTATTTCACCCATGTTGCAGTTATTAATTGCACTGCGATTTTATGCCACTGGAAGTTTTTACATAACTGTTGGTGATTTTGGTGGTATTCATAGTTCCACTATGTGCcgtattattaaaaaagttactGAAGCTATAGCATCTTTAAGAACAATATTCATAAACTTGCCAAGAAGTGACGAAGACATCAGAAGCACTCAActagaattttataaaatagccaGATTCCCTAGAGTAGTATCGGCTATAGATGGCACCCATATTAGGATTCAGTCGCCTGGTGGTAACACTGCAGAAGAATTCAGGAATAGAAAAGGATTCTTTTCGTTTAATGTTCAAGCAATGTGTTCAGCAGACTTGATGTTTCAAGATATAGTTGCACGTTGGCCTGGCTCTACCCATGATTGCATGATATTTGCCAATTCACATGTGAAATACCACTTTGAGAATGGTGAATTTGGCAATGGAATTATACTTGGAGATAGTGGTTATGAACTAACTAATTACCTACTCACTCCTTTTCAAAATCCAGACACACCAACTAAGACTTTATATAATGAATCACAAATTCGAACACGGAATGTTATTGAAAGGTGCTTTGGAGTTTGGAAAAGACGGTTTTCAGTCCTAAGTATAGGATTAAGGTGTAGGCTGCCGCTTGCACAAGATGTGATTGTAGCCTGTGCTGTACTACACAACTTGGCAAGATCAAAAAATGAGGAGGAACCTCCAGTGGACCCAGAATTGCATATTCCACCACAGCCTATATTTCCACCCGCTATAGCCGATTTTACTGGTGATGAAAGGTGCCATACTAGGAACTtaatcttaataaattattttcatgccTTACCTACTGAATAA
- the LOC124644644 gene encoding uncharacterized protein LOC124644644 has protein sequence MGCRETLRNVLHKNGFDFQNNKNERALLTEKYEIAAWRHRFLRTIHQKRLEGKQIIYLDETYVHQNYKVKKSWQGPSTSGVTTKISSGKRHIIVHAGSEEGFVPGALLVFSTKSKSADYHDDMNSTNFMKWFEEMLLPNLTKPSVLVMDNASYHVKQVNKPPTMSDSKSNLRIWLQENNIHFEEYHTKSELMCLVKDNKPAVIYEAEEALKKYSHILNHEILLLPPYHCDLNAIELVWSEAKRKVASRNIGIPGSEMQNLIKECFASITANDWKKYTDHVLHVEEQYKLRDRLIDTELEPFIINVGGTSSSSEANSIISGVEYLESDFNYDS, from the coding sequence ATGGGATGTCGTGAAACCCTTAGAAATGTTTTACATAAGAACGGATTTGACttccaaaacaataaaaatgaacggGCTTTACTCacagaaaaatatgaaattgcaGCATGGAGACACAGATTCTTGAGAACAATACATCAAAAGAGACTAGAAGGTAAACAGATTATTTACCTTGATGAGACATATGTACATCAGAACTATAAAGTCAAAAAATCGTGGCAAGGACCTTCAACAAGTGGTGTCACAACAAAAATTTCATCGGGTAAAAGGCATATCATTGTGCATGCGGGATCGGAGGAAGGATTCGTGCCAGGCGCATTATTGGTATTTAGTACAAAATCCAAATCAGCTGACTACCATGATGATATGAATTCTACCAACTTCATGAAATGGTTTGAAGAAATGTTGCTACCAAATCTCACAAAACCCAGCGTACTTGTGATGGACAATGCAAGTTATCATGTAAAACAAGTGAACAAACCCCCTACTATGTCTGATTCTAAATCTAATCTCCGTATATGGCTTCAAGAgaataatattcattttgaaGAATATCATACGAAATCAGAACTAATGTGTCTAGTGAAAGATAATAAACCTGCAGTTATTTACGAAGCAGAAGAAGCCCTAAAAAAATACAGTCATATCTTGAATCACGAAATTTTGTTGCTGCCACCGTATCATTGCGACCTCAACGCCATTGAGCTTGTATGGAGTGAGGCAAAGAGAAAAGTGGCAAGTAGAAATATAGGTATACCAGGGTCGGAAAtgcaaaatttaataaaagaatgTTTTGCATCAATAACGGCCAATGACTGGAAGAAGTACACCGATCATGTACTTCATGTTGAAGAGCAATACAAATTAAGGGATCGTCTTATTGATACCGAACTTGAACCCTTCATAATAAATGTTGGAGGCACTAGCAGTAGCAGTGAAGCCAATTCTATAATATCAGGTGTAGAGTACTTGGAATCCGATTTCAATTATGACTCCTAA
- the LOC124644694 gene encoding uncharacterized protein LOC124644694 codes for MNISKGGWLTVCIGDDTKAWCKACKCTLMSHKKDLVEHSKTKKHDQCLKRSNIVGQSSKMSNFFEKPLKEPRKRAELKIAAYVAEHSSIKSVDHLGIVIKDLDPAAPVLKDLKLHGSKCTALIRNVISPCFLEELLEEVGDNHYSMIIDETTTIDTKKVMCVIIRFFSEKQNKIITQFYRLIEIESADATSLTDKFKAQLTADGLNTGKLLGIGVDGANVMVGEHHSFSSILKEGNPDLITIKCVCHSLHLAAENAFKTLPRFLDFLIKECHNWFSNSTKRQTEYKQIYELLYDGKTPLKINKLAGTRWLSRYEALQIK; via the exons ATGAATATTTCAAAAGGAG GGTGGCTGACAGTTTGCATCGGTGACGATACAAAAGCGTGGTGCAAGGCCTGTAAGTGCACATTGATGTCTCATAAAAAGGATTTAGTAGAACAttccaaaactaaaaaacatgaCCAATGTTTAAAACGGTCTAATATAGTTGGTCAGTCAAGTAAAATGTCAAATTTTTTTGAAAAGCCCTTGAAAGAGCCAAGAAAAAGAGCAGAATTAAAAATTGCTGCATATGTTGCTGAACATTCAAGTATTAAATCTGTGGATCATCTAGGTATAGTGATTAAAGATTTAGATCCAGCTGCTCCAGTTTTGAAAGATTTGAAGTTACACGGGTCAAAATGCACTGCTTTAATTAGAAATGTTATTTCTCCTTGTTTCTTGGAAGAATTATTGGAAGAAGTTGGAGACAATCATTACTCAATGATCATTGATGAAACAACTACTATTGACACGAAAAAAGTAATGTGTGTGATTATAAGATTTTTCAgtgaaaaacagaataaaattattactcaGTTTTACAGATTGATTGAAATAGAATCTGCAGATGCAACTTCATTAACTGATAAGTTTAAAGCGCAACTGACTGCTGATGGCCTAAACACAGGAAAACTTTTGGGTATAGGAGTCGATGGTGCTAATGTCATGGTTGGTGAACATCACTCGTTTTCCTCTATTTTGAAAGAAGGAAACCCTGATCTGATAACTATTAAGTGCGTTTGTCATTCATTACATTTGGCGGCTGAAAATGCATTCAAAACGCTCCCCCGGTTTCTTGATTTTCTCATTAAAGAATGCCATAACTGGTTTTCAAACAGTACGAAAAGACAGACTGAATACAAGCAAATATATGAATTACTGTACGATGGAAAAAcaccattaaaaataaacaaactagcTGGCACTAGATGGTTATCTAGATATGAGGcactacaaataaaataa